In Mustela erminea isolate mMusErm1 chromosome 20, mMusErm1.Pri, whole genome shotgun sequence, the sequence gacctgaaccaaaggcagaggcttaacccactgagccacccaggtgccccacaagtacATAATTTAAAGTGCAGACCATTTAACCGATTTCACGTCTATGCCTTTCCCTAGGGAAGTAAACAAACATCACATAATGTAAGTGGAAGAAGTCCCTTATGTCACTGTTTCTGACAGGACAACGTTTGAAAGTTGTGTGGCCTGTAGGGGAATGTTGGGCCCTACCCAGGTCCCCTGACCCTGCAGGCACACCCCCATCCCTCAGCTTCTCTGAGGGGGACAGTTACCTAGGGGAAGttatgggaggggtggggagcagatgTCGACAGTGACTTCCCCTTGGGATGGTCAGTGGACTGAAGCTCATCTCTAGCTCTGAGACCGCCACACTTTCTCCGTTGGCTCTCTGCCCTTTCTGCTTCCTCTGCACTTTTCTCCTGAGAGTGTTCCCTCAGTAAACCATCTGGATAAGAACCCCACCTTGGCTTGGCCTCTGGGGCACTCCATCTAGGACACAGTGAGTATAGTGAGTATAGTATACTCACTTTTTGTAAAAGCCCagtaaacattaaagaaaagtgcagaaggggcgcctgggtgcctctgcctttggctcaggttatgattccagggtcctgggattgagcccaaattgggctctctgctcagcgggaagccagcttcctcctcctcctccctatctctctctgcctgcctctctgcctgccaaataaataaataaaaccttaaaaaaaaaagtgcagaagaACACGTGAAGCCATACAGTCTACATGAACTAATAtattatggaatttttttcttaagtgtggTAATAGTATTGTTTCTGTATAGGAGAATGTTCTTATCCTTAAGAGATCATACTGGAAGGATCAAGTGTTTCTGCAACTCATGTCCAGTTTTCCAGCCCAAGTGTGTTCAGGCGTATCTGTATGTGGAGAGAGACCGAGTGTGtagtgagagagaagaaacataacCAATATTAAGAATTACTGAATTGAATTACTGAATCAAATTAACAATTACTGAATcgagagagaagaaacataacCAATGTTAACAATTACAGAAGGTGCATGGAGTTCACTGTATTAGTCTTTCAACTTCTTAAGAGGTTCAaatttattcagaataaaaagtgGGGGGGAAATGTGGCTCCTGGGCGCTAGGATTACTGTGGTTTTTAGCAAGATTAGGAATTGTGGGAATTGGTGTCTCTGATTTTTGTTCTTGAAGCCAAGGACTTTGTGTGCTATACCCACAATGCTGTTGTCACCTGTTTGTGCCAAAGCTCGTGCCACCACCGTGGAGAACACTGAGCTACATGGGAGCTGGTTTGTGCTGCCCAAGGGCCTGCTGTGAACCAGCTCCTGCCTCACACCTTTTGGCTTGCTCTAAAGTCCGTCAGCTTAGTGGACTCGTCTCAGCTGGACCTCGTCTCTGCTGGTGCCTAGCAGTACACGCTCAGTTATGGGCACCCTTCAGCCTGCTCTTCTGCCGCAGGGAATGTAGCCCAGCGCAGTAATTACAGATATGCGGATTCTACTAGCAAATGACTAGAAACCATTTCATTTGCCAGCGATGGAGGAGTGATTTCAGAATCTTGCAGTCACTGAAAACAGCGCAGCAGCAATGTGCCAACTGCCACAGAGTCACAACACACTGTGAGGAAAGGTTAGGAAATTGAGTTATGGGCAGATCTTCTAAGAACTGCAATTACAACCACAGATTTGGAAGAAGGTACATTAACTGCTTCACTTTGGCTGTGTCTGGGTGAATGGAATTTTGGGTGTTTTTGCTTATTCATACTCTTGAACTCCTCTGTAATAAACATAGTGCTTAGgcaattaaaataagaaacttgATTAGAAGATAAAACAAGTTAAGGTAGGATGACATCTAATAAACAGGTCCAATCCTGGCACTTCTTcacaataaattataaattagatGTGGGGGTTGCCTAATACTTACATGTTTGAATCTTATGTATTTACCTGCAGGATACAGCCTGCATTGTCATCAAGACTTCATGTTCTGCTCTTAAGAAAGCTAGTTTGTAACTTGGTTCTTTCCCTCAGCTGAGTACCCAGAAAGCCAGGCTAGCTAGTCACTAAATCTACATGTTCATGTTTAACAGGGATGGTAGTAATACCAAACTCCCAGCTTTGGTAAGGTTAAATAATACATGGAAAGCTCTTGACCCAGTGCCTAGCAGTACAAAGGGCTCAGTAAATGTGACCAGTTATTAAATTAGATGTCCTCAGCTTTCTGTGAGGGGACTGCAGATGTCTTCCGTTTAGATCTCCAGCAGGAGCCCCTGCCTGAAGGATACCACAGTACCACGGGCACTATGCATCCTGCCAAGACTTTTTGTCCACGGAGAGCAGATAGGAACAAAAGTAGCTCTCCGGGGCcattcagcttcctcatctctgcTTGGAGGTAGAGGTGCTGATTAACTCTGTTAATAGAGCACAGTGCTCTAGAGGCCAAAGGTCAATGACCAAGGTCTGAACCCCTTAGTAAGGAAGTGTGCCTCTTAGCCATTAACGAAGCGGAAAAAGTAAACTTTCAGgccaaataaaagaaagcatttttatttggaaaacaataatttcaaaattatctcCCAAACTCATAATATTACAAGACATGGTATAAATGAGTGAGGTTGCCATTAATCGTTCATTtattaaatacagttttaaattgTGTGGAGTAGTGTTTATCCACATTTCCAAAAGAAGCACTTAGGAGTGCTGGAGATTAATTCTGCTAATTAATACAGTGGGCTTGGTATGGGCAAGTGatgtggaaatatttatttttacaaattaccTCTTGATGATTATCATGATCAATGAAGGATAcgtgattttcaaaatattttgcatttttaaaaaatatatatatttatttatttatttgacagatcagaagtaggcaaagaggcaggcaggcagagagagaggaggaagcaggctccccactaagcagagagcctgatgcggggctcgatcctgggaccctgggatcatgacctgagccgaagtcagaggctttaacccactaagccacccaggtgccccttgcatatttttaaaaaagattttatttatttatttgacagagagagagatcacaagtaggcagagagggagggtgaagcaggctccccgctgaggggccaacctgattcggggctcgaccccaggaccctgaggacctgagccaaaggcagaggcttaaccctttgagtcacccaggcgcccctcttttgcatattttaagttttgaattACTGATCTCAGAATGTCTCAATGAAaagtcttttcttaaaatttttttttaaagatttgtatttatttgagagataaaggatgagccaggaggaagggcagaggggaaaagTAGAGCtctcgttgagcagggagcttgacttgggggctcaatcccaggatctagggatcatgacctgagaggaagacagatgcttaagggactgagccacccagcccccccccccaaatgaaaAGTCTTATCCACTCCAGTTTTAGGAAGGAAAGTCTTAACATTAGGTTTGATAAATTCTCTGCTTTGGAAGCATTACAAAAACTTaatttggtggtttcttaaaattctcaatcttctttccatttctggccCAGCTTTTCTAGATCACATTTTCCTTTAAGGGTCCATTTGCCTTAAGTCATAACAATCCAATTAAATCATATTTAAGAATTAGTTTCTTCTTAAAGGATTGTCCCATTTAATAACCTCTGCTTGCTTCTGtccagctcccttctctcctgaAACTTTGTAAATCAGGGCGCTTTGCACAGACTCAGTACTCTGGCTTTTCCACCTTAAATCTCATACTAACGACCCCGTGTATGCCAGCCTGGATCTCATCGTTTTCTTTCACGGGTCCGACTCCCTTCGGGGTCCCGGTCAAGATAATATCTCCTTCTTCCAAGGTCATTATCTTAGAAACGTAGCTGATGATGTAGGGGATGGAAAAGATCATGGAGGCTGTCTCACCCTCCTGCCTGAGTTCGCCATTGACCCTGAGCCAGAGCTTCAGGTTGTGAGGGTCCGGGATCCTCTCCTTGGGCACGAACGCGCTGACCGGGCAGGAGGCCGTGAAGCTCTTGGCCAGCGTCCAGGGCAAGCCCTTCTTCTTGCACTCGTCCTGCACGTCTCTGGCGGTCATGTCCAGACACAAGGCATAGCCAGCCACGTAGTCCATGGCCGCGGCCTCGGGGACGGCG encodes:
- the FAHD1 gene encoding acylpyruvase FAHD1, mitochondrial — its product is MAAPRPLSRFWEWGKNIVCVGRNYADHAKEMQSALPSEPLLFLKPSTAYVPDGSAILMPPYSSNLHHELELGVVMGRRSRAVPEAAAMDYVAGYALCLDMTARDVQDECKKKGLPWTLAKSFTASCPVSAFVPKERIPDPHNLKLWLRVNGELRQEGETASMIFSIPYIISYVSKIMTLEEGDIILTGTPKGVGPVKENDEIQAGIHGVVSMRFKVEKPEY